One window of Bifidobacterium pseudocatenulatum DSM 20438 = JCM 1200 = LMG 10505 genomic DNA carries:
- a CDS encoding LacI family DNA-binding transcriptional regulator, whose protein sequence is MGESKPEPKPDKKRVTLRDVAEEAGVSLKTASNVINHSGRMTDSTREKVQEVIDRLGYRVNVSARNLNRGKTGFITLAVPTLTAPYLSELANRVIDAARGYGYSVYVTTYAEGSAQGAQSLLRNFNTTVSDGMILSISEVENLEAADLDVDYPLVCVGARSTHGKADHVTPDDIQEARLAAEYLFDHGATRLAVVGSRTEPEHIDSVREAVEGNAQLRLRGVLEACAARGAAFDSRLVMSTGQDWTIGSGARITQQLIDSGIPFDGIVAFNDQLALGALFTLAANGISVPEQMQVIGFDNIEEAAYFQPPLTTMDSCLDWIAPTAVSRILDRIDGTRVLEPSYITTQSHVIARATTRV, encoded by the coding sequence ATGGGCGAGTCAAAGCCGGAGCCGAAGCCGGACAAAAAACGCGTCACCCTACGAGACGTGGCCGAAGAGGCAGGCGTTTCACTCAAAACCGCATCCAACGTGATCAACCATTCCGGCCGTATGACCGACTCCACGCGAGAAAAAGTCCAGGAAGTCATCGACCGACTCGGATACCGCGTGAACGTGTCCGCGCGCAATCTCAACCGCGGCAAAACCGGTTTCATCACACTCGCCGTACCAACATTGACCGCCCCATACCTGTCGGAGCTCGCCAACCGCGTAATCGACGCGGCCCGCGGCTACGGCTACTCCGTATACGTCACCACCTACGCCGAAGGATCCGCACAAGGAGCGCAATCACTCCTGCGCAACTTCAACACCACCGTCTCGGACGGCATGATCCTGTCGATCTCCGAAGTCGAAAACCTTGAAGCGGCGGACTTGGACGTGGACTATCCGCTCGTATGCGTGGGCGCGCGTTCCACACACGGCAAAGCCGACCATGTTACCCCCGACGATATTCAGGAAGCCCGACTCGCAGCCGAATACCTGTTCGACCATGGCGCAACCCGGCTCGCGGTGGTCGGATCGCGAACCGAACCGGAGCATATCGATTCCGTGCGTGAAGCAGTGGAAGGCAATGCGCAACTGCGACTTCGCGGCGTGCTCGAAGCGTGCGCCGCGCGGGGAGCGGCATTCGATTCCCGACTGGTAATGAGCACTGGGCAGGATTGGACGATTGGTTCCGGCGCTCGCATTACGCAGCAGCTTATTGATTCCGGGATTCCATTCGACGGTATTGTGGCGTTCAATGACCAGCTTGCGTTGGGTGCGCTGTTCACTTTGGCTGCGAACGGCATTTCCGTGCCTGAACAGATGCAGGTGATCGGCTTCGACAATATTGAAGAAGCCGCATATTTCCAGCCTCCGCTGACCACCATGGATTCTTGTCTCGACTGGATTGCGCCGACTGCGGTCAGCCGCATTCTCGACCGGATCGACGGCACGCGTGTGCTGGAGCCGAGTTACATCACCACCCAGTCGCACGTGATCGCCCGCGCCACCACGCGCGTGTAG
- the pdxS gene encoding pyridoxal 5'-phosphate synthase lyase subunit PdxS: MANNRNELNKNLAQMLKGGVIMDVTTPEQAKIAQDAGACAVMALERIPADIRAAGGVSRMSDPAMIKGIQEAVSIPVMAKVRIGHVAEARILQAIEIDYIDESEVLSPADDVYHIDKNQFDVPFVCGAKNLGEALRRIAEGASMIRTKGEPGTGDVIQAVRHMRTMNKQIRELVSLRDDEVYEAAKQLAVPYDLAKYVHDNGRLPVVNFAAGGVATPADAALMMELGAEGVFVGSGIFKSGDPAKRAAAIVQATANWQDADLLARLSENLGEAMVGINEDEIETIMAARGE; this comes from the coding sequence ATGGCCAACAACAGGAACGAACTGAACAAGAATCTGGCGCAGATGCTCAAGGGTGGCGTGATCATGGACGTCACCACCCCGGAGCAGGCGAAGATCGCACAGGACGCGGGCGCATGCGCGGTGATGGCTCTCGAGCGTATTCCGGCCGATATTCGTGCTGCCGGCGGCGTTTCCCGCATGAGCGATCCGGCCATGATCAAGGGCATTCAGGAAGCCGTGTCCATTCCGGTCATGGCAAAGGTTCGTATCGGCCATGTTGCCGAAGCCCGCATTCTGCAGGCCATCGAAATCGACTACATCGACGAATCCGAAGTGCTGAGTCCCGCCGACGACGTGTACCACATCGACAAGAACCAGTTCGACGTGCCGTTCGTGTGCGGCGCGAAGAACCTGGGCGAGGCGCTGCGCCGTATCGCCGAGGGCGCTTCCATGATCCGCACCAAGGGCGAGCCGGGCACCGGCGACGTGATCCAGGCCGTGCGCCACATGCGCACCATGAACAAGCAGATCCGCGAGCTCGTCTCCCTTCGCGACGACGAGGTGTATGAGGCCGCCAAGCAGCTGGCCGTGCCGTACGATCTCGCCAAGTATGTGCACGACAACGGTCGTCTGCCGGTCGTCAACTTCGCCGCCGGTGGCGTGGCCACTCCGGCCGATGCCGCGCTCATGATGGAACTGGGTGCCGAAGGTGTGTTCGTCGGTTCCGGCATCTTCAAGTCCGGAGACCCGGCCAAGCGTGCCGCCGCCATCGTGCAGGCCACCGCCAATTGGCAGGACGCCGACCTGCTCGCACGCCTTTCCGAGAACCTCGGCGAGGCCATGGTCGGCATCAACGAAGACGAGATCGAAACCATCATGGCCGCTCGCGGCGAGTGA
- a CDS encoding carbohydrate ABC transporter permease has translation MSDATIAAGTEQRLTAQELKAQEKAAKKTEKERLKRVARDEKAERKRAAKSGFANVANPRRSTLLTIVCALFAVYCLFPFVYLLINATKTQADFTSTFGLGFGRTFALWDNIKTVFTYQDGIFGRWFLNTILYVVVGAGGATLLAIMGGYGLAKFRFPGRKAVFAVIIGAISVPGIALAVPQFLLFAKLNLTNTPWAMIIPSLVSTFGLYLMWIFSDQAVPTELLEAARVDGAGEFRTFFQVSLPLLAPGIVTTALFTIVATWNNYFLPLIMLKDSNWYPLTIGLNQWKDQASTAGGQAIQNLVVTGSLITIVPLVIAFLCLQKYWQSGLAAGAVKE, from the coding sequence ATGAGTGACGCAACAATCGCCGCGGGCACGGAGCAGAGGCTCACCGCTCAGGAGCTCAAAGCCCAGGAGAAGGCCGCGAAAAAGACCGAGAAGGAACGCCTCAAGAGGGTCGCGCGCGACGAGAAGGCCGAGCGCAAGAGGGCTGCGAAGTCCGGCTTCGCGAACGTGGCGAACCCGCGCAGGAGCACGCTGCTGACCATCGTGTGCGCGCTGTTCGCGGTGTACTGCCTGTTCCCGTTCGTGTACCTGCTGATCAACGCCACGAAGACGCAGGCGGACTTCACGTCCACGTTCGGTCTGGGCTTCGGCCGCACGTTCGCTTTGTGGGACAACATCAAGACCGTGTTCACCTACCAGGACGGCATCTTCGGACGCTGGTTCCTGAACACGATCCTGTACGTGGTCGTGGGCGCCGGCGGCGCGACCCTGCTCGCCATCATGGGCGGGTACGGCCTGGCGAAGTTCCGTTTCCCGGGACGCAAGGCCGTGTTCGCGGTGATCATCGGCGCCATCTCGGTGCCGGGCATCGCCCTGGCCGTGCCGCAGTTCCTGCTGTTCGCCAAGCTGAACCTGACGAACACCCCGTGGGCCATGATCATCCCGAGCCTGGTGTCGACGTTCGGCCTGTACCTGATGTGGATCTTCTCCGACCAGGCCGTGCCGACCGAGCTGCTCGAAGCCGCCCGCGTGGACGGCGCCGGCGAGTTCCGCACGTTCTTCCAGGTATCCCTGCCGCTGCTCGCCCCGGGGATCGTGACGACGGCCCTGTTCACGATCGTGGCGACGTGGAACAACTACTTCCTGCCGTTGATCATGCTGAAGGATTCGAACTGGTATCCGCTCACGATCGGTCTGAACCAGTGGAAGGACCAGGCGAGCACCGCTGGCGGCCAGGCGATCCAGAACCTGGTGGTCACGGGTTCGTTGATCACGATCGTCCCGTTGGTCATCGCGTTCCTGTGCCTGCAGAAGTACTGGCAGTCCGGCCTTGCCGCAGGCGCCGTCAAGGAATGA
- the pdxT gene encoding pyridoxal 5'-phosphate synthase glutaminase subunit PdxT, which translates to MVVAVEYISKEESTDVAEGAASAQHGVTGILAVQGAFAEHAAMLDRLGAPWKLLRAAEDFDDSIDRVILPGGESTTQGKLLRSTGLFDPIAAHIAAGKPVFGTCAGVILLARRLDNDENVYFGALDAVVRRNAYGRQLGSFAASADFGASDDADAVVVASGESVSSAISAAAGEEGTSEASDTSVVLKDFPLVFIRGPFVAEVGERATVETSVDGNVVGLRQGKILATAFHPELTDDTRIHELFLSL; encoded by the coding sequence ATGGTTGTTGCCGTTGAATACATTTCGAAGGAAGAATCGACTGACGTTGCCGAAGGTGCGGCTTCCGCGCAGCATGGCGTGACCGGCATCCTTGCGGTGCAAGGCGCGTTCGCCGAGCATGCGGCGATGCTGGATCGGCTTGGTGCGCCGTGGAAACTGCTGCGTGCCGCCGAGGATTTCGACGATTCGATCGACCGCGTGATTCTGCCTGGCGGCGAAAGCACCACGCAGGGCAAATTGCTGCGTTCGACCGGCTTGTTCGATCCGATCGCCGCGCATATCGCCGCTGGAAAGCCGGTATTCGGCACCTGCGCGGGCGTGATTTTGCTCGCTCGTCGTCTCGATAACGACGAGAACGTCTATTTTGGCGCGTTGGATGCGGTCGTGCGCCGCAATGCGTATGGACGTCAGCTTGGTTCGTTCGCTGCGTCCGCCGATTTCGGCGCTTCCGACGATGCGGATGCTGTGGTGGTTGCGTCGGGGGAGTCTGTCTCTTCTGCGATTTCCGCGGCTGCTGGTGAGGAGGGGACTTCCGAGGCTTCGGATACGTCGGTGGTGCTCAAGGATTTCCCTCTGGTGTTCATTCGCGGACCGTTCGTTGCCGAGGTCGGCGAGCGGGCCACGGTCGAAACGTCGGTCGACGGCAATGTGGTCGGTTTGCGTCAGGGCAAGATTCTCGCTACGGCGTTCCACCCCGAACTGACCGACGATACCCGCATTCACGAGCTGTTCCTCAGTTTGTAG
- a CDS encoding carbohydrate ABC transporter permease, with amino-acid sequence MSQQAAVAADALHTPADQVRVNRHRADWRGWKFMWPFALVFVFVFVIPILYAIYISFFQKQMIGGTKFVGISNYIRLFHDQQFWSSVGRVALFTCVQVPIMLFLSAAMALALDSMKLHGAKFFRISTFLPYAVPAVVSTLVWGFMYGAKYGLVGSLNDWLGTNLDVLSPSVLLASIGNIVTWEFTGYNMLIFYSSLSTIPHSLYEAASIDGAGEWQIVKSIKLPELKGSLAITVIFSIIGSFQLFNEPSILQNMVPGNAITTYYTPNMYAYNLSFAGNQSNYAAALAITMAVITMAIAYAVQLNSMKEQMK; translated from the coding sequence ATGTCTCAGCAAGCAGCAGTCGCGGCGGATGCGCTGCATACGCCTGCGGACCAGGTTCGCGTCAACCGTCACCGTGCGGATTGGCGTGGTTGGAAGTTCATGTGGCCGTTCGCGTTGGTGTTCGTGTTCGTGTTCGTGATCCCGATTCTGTACGCGATCTACATCAGCTTCTTCCAGAAGCAGATGATCGGCGGCACGAAGTTCGTGGGAATCAGCAACTACATTCGTCTGTTCCACGACCAGCAGTTCTGGAGCTCGGTCGGCAGGGTCGCGCTGTTCACCTGCGTGCAGGTGCCGATCATGCTGTTCCTGTCGGCGGCGATGGCCCTGGCGTTGGATTCCATGAAGCTGCACGGCGCGAAGTTCTTCCGCATCTCCACGTTCCTGCCGTACGCGGTGCCGGCCGTGGTGTCGACTTTGGTGTGGGGCTTCATGTATGGCGCGAAGTACGGTCTGGTCGGCTCGCTGAACGACTGGCTGGGCACGAACCTCGACGTGCTGAGCCCAAGCGTGCTGCTCGCTTCGATCGGCAACATCGTGACGTGGGAGTTCACCGGCTACAACATGCTGATCTTCTACAGCTCGCTGTCCACGATCCCGCATTCGCTGTACGAGGCCGCCTCGATCGACGGCGCGGGCGAATGGCAGATCGTCAAGTCCATCAAGCTGCCGGAACTGAAGGGCTCGCTCGCGATCACGGTGATCTTCTCGATCATCGGCTCGTTCCAGCTGTTCAACGAGCCGAGCATCCTGCAGAACATGGTGCCGGGCAACGCGATCACCACGTACTACACGCCGAACATGTACGCGTACAACCTGAGCTTCGCGGGCAACCAGTCGAACTACGCCGCCGCCCTGGCGATCACGATGGCCGTGATCACGATGGCGATCGCGTACGCGGTGCAGCTCAACAGCATGAAGGAGCAGATGAAGTAA
- a CDS encoding beta-galactosidase yields MHRTFKWPELLTDNGKGIAYGGDYNPDQWSEDVWDEDVRLMKQAGVNTVAVAIFSWDRIQPEENRWDFGWLDRIIDKLGKAGIAVDLASATATAPLWLYEKHPEVLPQDKFGHPVNAGSRQSWSPTSPVFKEYALTLCRKLAERYGTNPYVTAWHMGNEYGWNNRYDYSDNALNAFRLWCERKYGTIENLNKAWGTTFWGQEMNGFHEVLIPRFMGADSMVNPGQKLDFERFGNDMLLDFYKAERDAIAEICPDKPFTTNFMVSTDQCCMDYADWAEEVDFVSNDHYFHEGESHIDELFCSDALMDSLALGKPWYVMEHSTSAVQWKPLNARKRKGETVRDSIAHVAMGADAINFFQWRASAFGAESFHSALVPHAGEDTKLFRQVCELGAALKTLGDAGVQGAELEQSDTAILFSAESEWATRSETLPSMKLNHWHDVRDWYRAFLNAGTRADIVPLKYDWSAYKTVVLPTVIMLSAEDTQRLADFAAAGGRVVIGYATGLIDENFHTWLGGYPGAGDGLLREMLGIRGEEFNILGAEAEGEPSEIRLSSGAVTRLWQNDVNVDGERAQVLATYEGEEADEWELGGTAAITRNPYGSGETYFVGCDLNVADLTEFVRENIVEDSANVANPTDSDVLHTVRKSADATFDFYLPRGKKEIALQGIEGEPIYLFQAEAEEQTGSYTVHRNGVLVVKRA; encoded by the coding sequence ATGCATCGCACGTTCAAATGGCCGGAACTGCTGACCGACAACGGCAAAGGCATCGCATACGGCGGTGATTACAATCCCGACCAGTGGTCGGAAGACGTGTGGGACGAAGACGTCCGCCTCATGAAACAGGCCGGTGTCAATACCGTGGCCGTGGCCATTTTCAGCTGGGATCGCATTCAGCCGGAAGAAAACCGTTGGGATTTCGGCTGGCTTGACCGCATCATCGACAAGCTCGGCAAAGCCGGCATCGCGGTCGATCTGGCCTCCGCAACCGCCACCGCGCCGCTGTGGCTGTACGAAAAGCACCCGGAAGTGCTGCCGCAAGACAAATTCGGCCATCCCGTCAACGCGGGATCGCGCCAATCCTGGAGCCCGACAAGCCCGGTGTTCAAGGAATACGCGCTCACCCTGTGCCGCAAACTGGCCGAACGCTACGGCACCAACCCGTACGTCACCGCATGGCATATGGGCAACGAATACGGCTGGAACAACCGTTACGATTACTCCGACAACGCGCTCAATGCCTTCCGCCTGTGGTGCGAACGCAAATACGGTACCATCGAAAACCTCAACAAGGCGTGGGGCACCACCTTCTGGGGTCAGGAAATGAACGGTTTCCACGAAGTGCTCATCCCGCGTTTCATGGGCGCCGACTCCATGGTGAACCCCGGTCAAAAGCTTGATTTCGAGCGTTTCGGCAACGATATGCTGCTCGACTTCTATAAGGCCGAACGCGACGCCATCGCCGAAATCTGCCCCGACAAGCCGTTCACCACGAACTTCATGGTCTCCACCGACCAGTGCTGCATGGACTACGCCGACTGGGCCGAGGAAGTCGATTTCGTGTCGAACGACCATTACTTCCATGAGGGCGAATCGCATATCGACGAACTGTTCTGCTCCGACGCTTTGATGGATTCCCTCGCGCTCGGCAAGCCGTGGTATGTGATGGAACATTCCACTTCGGCCGTGCAGTGGAAGCCGCTCAACGCACGCAAGCGCAAGGGTGAAACCGTGCGTGACTCCATTGCGCATGTGGCCATGGGTGCCGACGCCATCAACTTCTTCCAGTGGCGTGCCTCCGCATTCGGAGCCGAATCCTTCCACTCCGCACTCGTGCCCCACGCGGGCGAAGACACCAAACTGTTCCGTCAAGTGTGCGAACTGGGCGCAGCGCTGAAAACCCTCGGCGACGCTGGCGTGCAGGGTGCCGAACTGGAACAGTCCGATACGGCGATCCTGTTCAGCGCGGAATCCGAATGGGCCACACGCTCCGAAACCCTGCCGAGCATGAAGCTCAACCATTGGCATGACGTGCGCGACTGGTACCGTGCGTTCCTCAACGCCGGCACCCGTGCCGACATTGTGCCGTTGAAATACGATTGGAGCGCATACAAGACCGTCGTACTGCCGACCGTGATCATGCTCAGCGCCGAAGATACGCAGCGTTTGGCCGATTTCGCAGCTGCCGGCGGCCGTGTGGTCATCGGTTACGCAACCGGACTAATCGACGAAAACTTCCACACCTGGCTCGGCGGATACCCGGGAGCCGGAGACGGCCTGCTGCGCGAAATGCTGGGTATTCGCGGCGAGGAATTCAACATTCTCGGCGCGGAAGCCGAAGGCGAACCGTCCGAAATTCGTTTGAGCTCCGGTGCGGTCACCCGCCTGTGGCAGAACGATGTGAACGTCGACGGCGAACGCGCGCAGGTATTAGCCACCTACGAAGGTGAAGAAGCCGACGAATGGGAACTCGGCGGCACCGCCGCAATCACCCGCAATCCGTACGGTTCCGGCGAAACATACTTCGTCGGCTGCGATCTCAACGTCGCCGATCTTACGGAATTCGTGCGCGAGAATATCGTGGAAGATTCCGCAAATGTCGCCAATCCGACCGATTCCGACGTACTGCACACCGTGCGCAAGTCCGCCGACGCAACCTTCGATTTCTATCTGCCGCGCGGCAAGAAAGAAATCGCATTGCAGGGCATCGAAGGCGAACCAATCTACCTGTTCCAAGCGGAAGCAGAGGAACAGACGGGCAGCTACACCGTGCATCGCAACGGCGTACTCGTCGTAAAGCGCGCATAA
- a CDS encoding ABC transporter substrate-binding protein, translating to MRNMKKALAAVAAVATLASLAACGGSDGGNDAKANAGDADKADLVFWGWDTGNTMKALIADFEKANPGITVKFNNTGTASDTQTALSNAVAAGKGAPDVVMLEDPTVTQFAVTGDLVDLTAYGADKLEDDFSAGPWSKLQYDGKPYALPIDSGPEVFFYNDAVLKKAGVDGSQIKTWDDYYEAAKKVKAIGAYMTNNSGSSMEYQPFTAQAWQAGAQPWKVDGENITIDMTKDSGMKKYIEFQQKLIDEDLVDTKIANWSDDWNRALNEGDIATLTIGAWMPVNLMNGAPDQAGNWRVAQLPQWNEGDEVSAEDGGSALAVVSQSKQQAAAYKFVEYLTHGDGAQTMADTGTFPSLKKILSSDSFTDPNTEANKKVNDYFGGQNVNEILSEAAQRKVSAFQYLPYNPYAQSTFGDQISKAYSEDITLEEAFVNYSKALTDHGNQQGYTVTSKD from the coding sequence ATGCGCAACATGAAGAAGGCTCTCGCAGCGGTAGCAGCAGTGGCAACCCTCGCCAGCCTCGCGGCCTGCGGTGGCAGCGACGGCGGCAACGACGCCAAGGCCAACGCCGGAGACGCAGACAAGGCGGATCTCGTTTTCTGGGGCTGGGACACCGGCAACACCATGAAGGCCCTGATCGCCGACTTCGAAAAGGCCAATCCCGGAATCACCGTCAAATTCAACAACACCGGCACCGCATCCGACACCCAGACCGCACTGAGCAACGCCGTCGCGGCAGGCAAGGGTGCCCCCGACGTGGTCATGCTGGAAGACCCGACCGTCACCCAGTTCGCGGTTACCGGCGACCTCGTTGACCTCACCGCCTACGGTGCCGACAAGCTCGAAGACGACTTCTCCGCAGGCCCGTGGAGCAAGCTACAGTATGATGGCAAGCCGTATGCGCTGCCGATTGATTCCGGCCCGGAAGTCTTCTTCTACAACGATGCCGTGCTCAAGAAGGCCGGCGTCGACGGCTCCCAGATCAAGACTTGGGACGATTATTACGAGGCAGCCAAGAAGGTCAAGGCCATCGGCGCCTACATGACCAACAATTCCGGCTCCTCCATGGAATACCAGCCCTTCACCGCCCAGGCATGGCAGGCCGGTGCGCAGCCGTGGAAGGTTGATGGCGAGAACATCACCATTGACATGACCAAGGATTCCGGCATGAAGAAGTACATCGAATTCCAGCAGAAGCTCATCGACGAAGACCTCGTCGACACCAAGATCGCCAACTGGTCCGACGACTGGAACCGTGCGCTCAACGAAGGCGACATCGCCACTCTCACCATCGGCGCATGGATGCCGGTTAACCTCATGAACGGCGCTCCTGACCAGGCCGGCAACTGGCGCGTGGCCCAGCTCCCGCAGTGGAACGAAGGTGACGAGGTCTCCGCTGAAGACGGTGGCTCCGCACTCGCGGTCGTCTCCCAGTCCAAGCAGCAGGCCGCGGCCTACAAGTTCGTCGAATACTTGACCCACGGCGACGGCGCCCAGACCATGGCCGACACCGGCACCTTCCCGAGCCTGAAGAAGATCCTCTCCTCCGACTCCTTCACCGATCCGAACACTGAAGCCAACAAGAAGGTCAACGACTACTTCGGCGGCCAGAACGTGAACGAGATTCTCTCCGAAGCCGCCCAGCGCAAGGTCTCCGCCTTCCAGTACCTGCCGTACAACCCGTACGCGCAGTCCACCTTCGGCGATCAGATCTCCAAGGCCTACAGCGAGGACATCACTCTGGAGGAAGCCTTCGTCAACTACAGCAAGGCGCTCACCGATCACGGCAACCAGCAGGGCTACACCGTCACCAGCAAGGACTGA